A DNA window from Sulfitobacter sp. BSw21498 contains the following coding sequences:
- a CDS encoding AAA family ATPase — protein MSFVNRERIALLTELKAPHFEFPREAKLRSAFERCVEEYLTAQQIGGLEVRGLLVTGQSRIGKSRELNSLIRKFNESETLMPNGRPAKIVSCLLSGQVTFKDLGIKTLRALGYDLHRTRTQEYIWKRVVDQAERQGVIGVHYDECQHVFIDGAKSNKIFLDSFKSMMKERHWPMMLILSGVPTLSNYIRSYEQLEKLVDPVHFDEIRLKRDSDQLVKLLYCYADRVEMNIDELVTPDFLARLDHACSHRWGLVIELLIKTLVEVKLSGKNELEVNDFAVQFAAKTGTLMRSSPFTAPDFLTAFDSQRLFEINS, from the coding sequence ATGAGCTTCGTGAACCGTGAAAGGATTGCACTTTTGACGGAGCTTAAGGCTCCACATTTCGAGTTCCCTCGAGAAGCGAAGTTAAGATCGGCCTTCGAGAGGTGTGTTGAGGAATATTTAACCGCCCAGCAGATTGGGGGCCTAGAAGTTCGCGGCCTGCTGGTCACTGGTCAGTCTCGTATTGGGAAATCCAGAGAGTTGAATTCACTCATCCGAAAATTCAATGAAAGTGAGACTTTGATGCCAAACGGACGGCCAGCGAAAATTGTAAGTTGTCTTCTTTCTGGTCAAGTCACGTTCAAGGATCTTGGCATCAAAACACTTAGGGCGCTTGGATATGATCTTCACCGGACCCGGACACAGGAGTACATTTGGAAAAGAGTTGTAGATCAAGCCGAGAGACAAGGTGTCATCGGTGTTCATTATGATGAATGCCAGCATGTCTTTATCGATGGCGCGAAATCTAACAAAATTTTTCTTGATAGTTTCAAGTCGATGATGAAAGAACGGCATTGGCCAATGATGCTGATTTTGTCGGGTGTTCCGACCCTCTCCAATTATATTCGTTCGTACGAACAGCTTGAGAAGCTCGTTGACCCAGTCCATTTTGATGAGATTAGACTAAAACGGGACAGTGACCAACTCGTGAAACTCTTGTACTGCTATGCTGATAGAGTCGAGATGAATATCGACGAACTTGTTACCCCAGACTTTTTGGCGCGCCTTGATCATGCATGCTCCCACCGATGGGGGCTTGTAATCGAGTTGTTGATCAAGACGTTAGTAGAAGTAAAACTATCTGGTAAAAATGAGCTTGAGGTAAATGACTTTGCCGTACAGTTCGCCGCAAAAACAGGCACTTTGATGCGATCCTCGCCATTCACCGCACCCGATTTCCTGACGGCGTTCGACTCCCAAAGACTATTTGAAATCAATTCATAG
- a CDS encoding acyltransferase, which yields MSVTDYGHNNQVDISRTSACSGGACITIYGNNNHVVIGEETVISAGLIEMRNHDSVIRIGANCSLAGSLRCRARNTSIRIGDRTTTMMAHLSLHEAGTITIGEDCMFSGDIMMDVSDMHSILDTETGARLNPALDIEIGDHVWLAQGVRIMKGALIGQHSVIGSRSMVMGAIPAHSLAVGVPARVVRSGITWDRRRLNTEKAHEDETTEAFHSPLGGMPAGEKSGGPNTTTEQ from the coding sequence ATGTCCGTGACGGACTACGGCCATAATAATCAGGTAGATATTTCCCGAACTTCCGCGTGTTCTGGGGGGGCTTGCATCACTATTTATGGGAACAATAATCACGTGGTTATCGGCGAAGAGACCGTCATTTCTGCCGGCCTAATCGAGATGAGGAACCATGATAGCGTCATTCGTATCGGCGCGAATTGCAGCCTCGCGGGGTCGTTGCGCTGCCGCGCGCGTAACACATCTATCCGTATCGGTGACCGTACCACCACAATGATGGCGCATCTTAGTCTGCATGAAGCCGGGACCATCACGATCGGCGAGGACTGCATGTTTTCGGGGGATATCATGATGGATGTCAGCGACATGCACTCTATTCTTGATACTGAGACAGGCGCGCGGCTGAACCCAGCGCTGGATATTGAAATTGGGGATCATGTTTGGCTGGCTCAGGGTGTACGGATCATGAAAGGAGCGCTTATAGGGCAGCATTCCGTTATCGGCAGCCGGTCGATGGTGATGGGGGCGATTCCTGCGCATTCCCTCGCGGTCGGGGTGCCGGCGCGTGTGGTGCGATCGGGGATAACCTGGGACCGTCGACGGTTAAACACAGAAAAAGCGCATGAAGATGAAACCACTGAGGCGTTTCACAGCCCATTAGGGGGTATGCCGGCAGGCGAAAAATCCGGAGGGCCTAACACGACGACGGAGCAGTAG
- a CDS encoding glycosyltransferase, which translates to MILYKQLKALFARYIAAHLQAEGRPVPILGTTGKVVGAIDVLHVGSGSIRLAGWTFAEDVVLHMNGIKVSTKANLLREDVADAHGGGKHVGFDLTTPLGPTHLHEISRFGVEFHHSRGTPPPISRNLSFARLWWTKLRLALSFLLALVLHLPAFFRWRISRDPSHRSQIKRGLGLCPIPQARELDPDLFRPKAIPTGNDTITIILPIFNAYDVLKEALQRIVDNTDLQWRIILIEDCSTDKRVLPLIRDWSVTNKDRATLIQNSQNLGFIKSVNKGLNCAQRWSDTIVLLNSDALVPPKWASRLIQPLRQYPRAATATPMSNDAEIFTAPLICAPQNLAFGQGDLIDVTAANLNPEAYTTAAPTGVGFCMAINPKYLKKAPQLDIVFGKGYGEEVDWCQKIRTAGGLHYCAINLFVEHRGGQSFGSEAKSRLVTKNNALISKRYPHYDTDVQNFIKSDPLISPRLALALAWIAAQDTYPVSIYFAHSMGGGAEAYLQHRIKSKHYALGRAAIVIRMGGTMRWQIELHCQDGIISGGTDNFDYVVELLLPLKKRKLVYSCAVGARDPLGVPKAILRLSQNGNHRIEFLFHDYFSISPDYTLTNENGLYVGLPEIDGKSIKLKAEHVNLRQWQNEWEQLLEASDEISVFSRNSKDIVSEAYPQHTPKIKVKPHQMLHSVPLIKCPDSRMRRVIGVLGDIGLQKGAWVISRSASQIDKLGLGLVIVGNFDPAIPLSPSVPIHGNYSVTDLDKIAGQYGVTDWLIPSVWPETFSFTTHEALATGLNTHAFAIGAQGEAVAKAENGYAIPFFAENDLAKVLLIHIETQIVKTWALAS; encoded by the coding sequence TTGATTTTGTATAAACAGCTCAAAGCCCTTTTTGCCCGATACATTGCCGCCCATTTGCAGGCTGAGGGACGGCCAGTGCCTATACTTGGCACAACGGGAAAGGTCGTCGGTGCCATCGACGTCCTGCATGTCGGCTCGGGAAGCATCAGATTGGCAGGCTGGACCTTTGCAGAAGATGTCGTTTTGCACATGAACGGCATCAAAGTGAGCACGAAAGCCAACTTGCTACGCGAAGATGTAGCTGACGCCCATGGCGGCGGGAAACACGTCGGATTTGACCTAACCACCCCGCTCGGTCCCACGCATTTACACGAAATTAGCCGTTTCGGCGTCGAGTTCCACCACAGCCGTGGGACACCGCCTCCAATTTCGCGAAATCTTAGCTTTGCACGACTTTGGTGGACAAAGTTACGTCTGGCGCTTTCATTTCTATTGGCATTGGTCCTGCACCTCCCCGCCTTTTTTAGGTGGCGCATCTCGCGCGATCCCTCACATCGGTCACAGATCAAGCGGGGCCTAGGACTTTGCCCCATTCCCCAGGCACGCGAGCTTGATCCTGATCTATTCCGCCCCAAAGCCATTCCCACGGGAAATGACACGATAACGATTATATTGCCGATATTTAATGCCTATGACGTACTGAAGGAGGCGCTACAGCGCATCGTCGATAATACCGACCTGCAGTGGCGCATCATCCTGATCGAGGATTGTTCGACCGACAAACGCGTACTTCCTCTGATTCGCGATTGGTCAGTTACCAACAAAGATCGTGCGACTTTGATTCAGAACTCACAAAACCTTGGCTTTATAAAAAGCGTGAATAAAGGTCTCAACTGCGCACAACGCTGGTCGGATACGATCGTACTACTGAACTCCGATGCTTTGGTGCCGCCGAAATGGGCTAGCCGACTTATACAGCCCTTACGTCAATACCCTCGGGCGGCCACTGCGACACCCATGTCGAATGATGCCGAAATATTTACGGCTCCGCTGATCTGTGCTCCTCAAAACCTTGCATTTGGGCAGGGCGACCTTATCGATGTGACAGCCGCAAATCTAAATCCGGAAGCCTATACTACAGCCGCACCGACAGGAGTGGGTTTTTGTATGGCGATTAACCCTAAGTACCTGAAAAAGGCACCTCAATTAGATATCGTTTTTGGCAAAGGGTACGGCGAAGAGGTTGACTGGTGTCAGAAAATAAGGACTGCAGGCGGGCTACATTACTGCGCAATCAACTTGTTCGTGGAGCATCGTGGCGGGCAAAGCTTTGGATCGGAAGCAAAGTCGCGCCTGGTTACAAAAAACAACGCGCTTATATCCAAGCGCTATCCTCACTACGATACCGACGTACAAAACTTTATCAAATCGGATCCGCTTATTTCACCACGCCTTGCATTGGCGTTGGCCTGGATAGCGGCCCAAGACACCTACCCAGTTTCGATTTACTTCGCGCACAGTATGGGCGGCGGTGCCGAAGCCTATCTCCAGCATAGAATTAAATCTAAACATTACGCCTTGGGTCGCGCTGCTATCGTTATCAGAATGGGCGGAACGATGAGGTGGCAGATCGAACTACACTGTCAGGATGGTATCATTTCTGGCGGGACGGACAACTTCGACTATGTCGTTGAACTACTACTTCCATTAAAAAAGCGAAAGCTTGTCTACTCCTGCGCTGTGGGGGCACGCGACCCACTTGGAGTTCCGAAAGCTATTTTACGGTTAAGTCAAAATGGAAATCATAGAATCGAATTTCTGTTTCACGACTATTTTTCGATTTCTCCAGATTACACACTTACGAACGAAAATGGCTTGTATGTTGGTCTGCCTGAGATCGATGGAAAATCAATAAAATTAAAGGCGGAGCACGTTAACCTCAGGCAATGGCAGAATGAATGGGAACAACTTCTAGAGGCTTCTGATGAGATATCTGTGTTTTCTAGAAATAGCAAAGATATCGTTTCCGAAGCATATCCCCAACATACGCCGAAAATAAAAGTTAAGCCGCATCAAATGCTACATTCGGTTCCGCTCATCAAGTGCCCTGACAGCCGAATGCGCCGTGTCATCGGTGTCTTAGGTGATATTGGCTTGCAGAAAGGCGCATGGGTTATAAGCCGCTCAGCATCGCAGATTGATAAGCTTGGGCTTGGTCTAGTAATCGTTGGAAATTTCGACCCGGCCATCCCTCTCTCGCCCTCAGTACCCATTCACGGAAACTACAGCGTTACTGATCTGGACAAAATTGCGGGACAATATGGCGTGACAGATTGGTTGATACCATCGGTCTGGCCTGAAACCTTTTCATTCACCACGCATGAAGCGCTGGCAACTGGCCTGAACACCCACGCCTTCGCTATCGGGGCTCAGGGAGAAGCCGTTGCCAAGGCCGAAAATGGGTATGCCATCCCTTTTTTTGCCGAGAATGATCTAGCTAAAGTCTTACTAATCCATATTGAAACTCAGATCGTCAAAACGTGGGCGCTGGCTTCATGA
- a CDS encoding DapH/DapD/GlmU-related protein: MDWVSTSPALYLGDKIFDLDDGFEAAEHYHNSRHSHSRPPTRVKVTTIGNDVWIGHGAYIAAGVSVGDGAVVGAHSVVTRDIAPYTVVAGNPATIKRMRLPPSLISLLLKCRWWRFAPWQIDHLDPSNVLEFCKGINSMLPHVDPYTPEILDLRAGRTQ, from the coding sequence ATGGATTGGGTCTCGACCAGCCCCGCCTTATATCTTGGGGATAAAATTTTCGATTTAGATGACGGGTTTGAAGCAGCGGAGCATTATCACAACTCTCGGCATTCGCACAGCAGACCGCCCACCAGAGTAAAAGTAACGACAATTGGGAATGACGTCTGGATTGGACATGGGGCGTATATCGCAGCCGGTGTAAGTGTAGGAGACGGAGCAGTGGTAGGCGCCCATTCTGTCGTAACACGCGATATTGCCCCCTATACTGTCGTCGCGGGGAATCCAGCTACGATAAAACGCATGCGTCTTCCGCCTAGTCTCATCAGTCTCTTACTAAAATGTCGCTGGTGGCGATTCGCCCCGTGGCAGATCGACCATCTCGATCCGTCAAACGTGCTCGAATTCTGCAAGGGGATAAACAGCATGTTGCCGCACGTAGATCCTTACACCCCAGAAATACTGGACTTACGGGCAGGTCGCACTCAATGA
- a CDS encoding sulfotransferase family 2 domain-containing protein, with amino-acid sequence MKKIVFLHIPKTAGQSVHSELFRIYGKRRTSPIRVHHQANQYQQFPEGYDLYSGHLDWHHPSHFEDDVFSFTVLRDPYERIASFYFYLRQKSLAASDRMLSMPEHTGLRRVKNWTPNDYFFGGDVAWRTFIKDHYDNFYCSYMATGKVRGTIEIAEISREVLIERAVKRAKQLSRIYQLSNLNFLEVDIYTITGHQVYIQSTRINAGPKVIHRSRWQDLMSLINDKPTQRRLEKFAESDVVFMKQLGDEGLLI; translated from the coding sequence ATGAAAAAGATTGTGTTCTTGCATATCCCAAAGACGGCTGGGCAATCTGTGCACTCTGAGTTGTTTAGAATATATGGAAAACGAAGAACATCGCCCATTCGCGTTCACCACCAAGCCAATCAATATCAACAATTTCCAGAAGGATATGACCTATATTCAGGGCATCTGGATTGGCACCACCCCTCTCACTTTGAAGATGACGTTTTTTCTTTCACTGTATTGCGCGACCCCTACGAAAGGATAGCATCCTTTTATTTCTACCTCCGACAAAAATCGCTCGCCGCCTCTGACCGCATGCTTTCAATGCCCGAGCACACCGGCTTACGCAGGGTGAAAAACTGGACACCGAACGACTACTTCTTTGGTGGGGATGTAGCCTGGCGAACGTTCATCAAGGACCATTATGACAATTTCTACTGTAGTTATATGGCAACCGGCAAAGTCCGGGGCACAATCGAAATAGCCGAAATTTCGCGTGAGGTACTTATCGAACGTGCAGTAAAAAGAGCGAAGCAGTTGAGCCGCATTTATCAGCTGAGCAATCTAAATTTTCTGGAAGTAGATATTTATACCATAACAGGGCATCAAGTTTACATTCAAAGCACGCGCATAAACGCTGGCCCCAAAGTCATTCATCGGAGCAGATGGCAGGATCTCATGTCATTAATTAACGATAAGCCTACCCAGAGGCGATTAGAAAAGTTCGCCGAGTCAGACGTTGTCTTTATGAAGCAGTTGGGCGACGAAGGCTTGTTGATTTAA
- a CDS encoding glycosyltransferase, translating to MKEPHVHILMGTKNAGVFLADQLASIRRQEHRGWSLWVSDDTSTDSTWEGLLDFQSNTPDYDIRLLKGPNTGVAGNYFYLLGQKELAGQWVAFCDQDDVWMPHKISRAVELLKHRENSDVYSSRSFYVDARMSGLGVSPNFMRPCNFGNAIVQNCLRGNTIVCPPGVTDYLRSILFTSASAEIPFHDWWLYQAITGAGFGVIHDEKPSIFYRQHDANVMGAPVGHLRHRLTRIVDGTFANWIDANASAMLRLSPVLDAGAREKLLRFQEWRTKCNTRGRTPLNSMGIYRQSYSGNIALSLLARCGRL from the coding sequence ATGAAGGAACCGCATGTTCATATTTTAATGGGAACAAAAAATGCGGGTGTGTTCCTTGCAGATCAATTGGCGTCGATCCGCCGCCAAGAGCATCGCGGTTGGAGCCTTTGGGTCAGCGATGACACTTCGACCGATAGCACGTGGGAGGGGCTTTTAGACTTTCAATCCAACACACCTGATTATGACATTCGCCTACTTAAGGGCCCGAATACTGGAGTGGCTGGAAATTATTTTTATTTGTTGGGTCAAAAGGAGTTAGCAGGACAATGGGTTGCTTTCTGCGATCAGGATGATGTCTGGATGCCGCATAAAATCTCGCGTGCTGTGGAGCTCTTAAAACATCGTGAGAACTCAGATGTTTATAGTAGTAGAAGTTTTTACGTCGACGCTAGGATGTCGGGTCTTGGTGTGTCCCCCAATTTCATGCGGCCCTGTAATTTCGGAAATGCAATTGTTCAGAACTGCCTTAGGGGAAATACGATTGTCTGTCCGCCTGGCGTGACAGATTATCTTCGTAGCATTTTATTTACTTCGGCGAGTGCTGAAATTCCTTTTCACGATTGGTGGTTGTATCAGGCAATTACAGGAGCGGGGTTTGGTGTAATCCACGACGAGAAGCCCAGTATATTTTATCGACAACACGATGCAAACGTGATGGGTGCGCCGGTCGGCCATCTAAGACATCGGCTGACTCGCATCGTGGATGGTACATTTGCGAATTGGATAGATGCCAACGCGTCGGCGATGCTTCGATTGAGCCCCGTCTTAGATGCGGGGGCTCGGGAGAAATTGCTTAGATTTCAGGAGTGGAGGACCAAATGTAATACACGTGGTCGGACACCTTTGAACTCTATGGGCATCTACAGGCAGAGCTATTCTGGCAATATTGCCTTAAGCTTGCTCGCGCGGTGTGGACGGCTTTAA
- a CDS encoding capsule biosynthesis protein produces MNQSIAQSAKDPPTHARLKQRKLQEREKALARIEEQRRRKVRAIKTQRNRIDTTAQPNVLTLPPPNIAAPVPNARLQLRHRLAFLSFVLGVLGSSLIASWYLWERAADRYTSASGFSVHSEDMSSAVELLGGVANLTGNGADYEEMLYQFIRSQELVSRIDKTLNLRHIWSSSVTELDPVFGYHSPGTIEDLTKYWGRMVSVYSDNSSGLISLRVQAFTPADAQAIATEIFKESSNLIHQLSAIAREDTTKHAGEGLDLAAQRLEHTRRDLSDFRNKNQIVSPDSPLQIQTGLLSSLEAEMTETLISLDMLSQTSTNTDPRLKQAERRRQIIADRISQEREKLNYGQNAQRPAGFAELFGQFESLKVDLGFSEQAYLAARASYDAAVAEARRKSKYLAAHIPPTLSETAALPNRPFLLGMTFITSFTLWALIMMIVYSLRDRR; encoded by the coding sequence ATGAATCAATCAATCGCACAGTCAGCGAAAGATCCACCGACACACGCGCGCCTCAAGCAACGAAAGCTTCAAGAGCGCGAAAAGGCGCTCGCACGTATAGAAGAGCAGCGCCGGAGAAAAGTGCGCGCAATTAAGACACAGAGAAACAGAATTGATACGACTGCCCAACCGAACGTACTGACCCTACCGCCCCCTAACATTGCTGCGCCTGTTCCGAACGCGCGTCTTCAACTGCGGCATCGCCTTGCGTTTCTGAGTTTTGTGCTCGGGGTTTTAGGGTCTAGCCTAATAGCTTCCTGGTACCTCTGGGAACGCGCCGCGGACCGCTACACCTCCGCGTCGGGCTTTTCAGTTCATAGCGAAGATATGAGCTCGGCAGTAGAGCTTCTGGGTGGGGTGGCGAACCTAACAGGAAACGGAGCCGACTACGAGGAAATGCTCTATCAGTTCATAAGAAGCCAAGAACTCGTTTCACGCATAGATAAGACGCTGAATTTACGCCATATTTGGTCATCTTCTGTCACGGAACTGGACCCGGTTTTCGGCTACCATTCGCCCGGCACGATCGAAGATCTGACAAAATACTGGGGGCGCATGGTCAGTGTTTACAGCGATAACAGCAGCGGATTGATTAGCCTCAGGGTTCAAGCCTTCACTCCAGCAGACGCGCAGGCCATCGCGACTGAAATATTTAAAGAAAGCTCCAATCTGATTCACCAACTCTCGGCCATTGCACGCGAGGACACGACCAAGCACGCGGGTGAAGGTTTGGATCTCGCGGCACAGCGCCTTGAGCACACTCGGCGGGACCTCTCAGATTTTAGAAATAAAAATCAAATAGTTAGCCCGGATTCACCTCTTCAAATCCAAACTGGGCTTCTGTCATCCCTAGAAGCGGAAATGACAGAAACGCTGATCAGTTTAGATATGCTAAGTCAAACTAGTACCAATACGGATCCCCGCCTCAAACAAGCAGAGCGAAGGCGCCAGATTATCGCAGACCGCATCTCTCAAGAGCGCGAAAAATTGAACTATGGGCAAAACGCCCAGCGCCCCGCCGGATTTGCCGAACTATTCGGGCAGTTCGAGAGCCTAAAAGTAGATTTAGGGTTCTCAGAACAGGCCTACCTAGCCGCACGGGCCTCCTACGACGCGGCAGTTGCGGAGGCGCGGAGAAAATCCAAATATTTGGCGGCACACATTCCTCCAACGCTGTCAGAAACAGCGGCGCTTCCCAACCGCCCGTTCTTATTAGGAATGACATTCATCACTAGCTTCACGTTATGGGCATTAATTATGATGATTGTGTACTCGCTACGTGATCGACGCTAG
- a CDS encoding ABC transporter ATP-binding protein, whose protein sequence is MIVLRNLTKIYKLHGRQKTVASCMNAVFPSGISVGLLGRNGAGKSTLLKLIAGSADPTSGDVLTKGRISFPVGFAGSFHPDMTGAQNTRFVARIYGADTSALINYVADFSDLDIHFHLPFRTYSAGMKSRLAFGVSMGLKFDTYLIDEITAVGDASFKQKSRQILMDRLTTAGAVFVSHSNGMLRELCTAGAVLEAGKLTYFDDINDAVAHYNYSTAK, encoded by the coding sequence ATGATTGTCCTTCGAAATTTAACCAAAATCTATAAGTTGCATGGCCGTCAAAAAACCGTCGCTTCCTGTATGAACGCAGTTTTTCCGAGCGGAATATCGGTGGGATTGCTGGGCCGAAATGGAGCGGGAAAATCGACGCTTCTTAAACTTATCGCAGGCTCCGCCGATCCGACGTCCGGTGATGTGCTCACCAAAGGACGTATTTCATTCCCCGTTGGCTTTGCGGGGTCGTTCCATCCCGACATGACGGGGGCACAAAACACGCGTTTTGTAGCGAGGATCTATGGGGCAGACACATCAGCATTGATCAATTACGTTGCAGACTTCTCAGACCTAGATATTCATTTCCATCTGCCTTTTCGCACGTACTCCGCTGGTATGAAATCGCGTTTAGCTTTTGGTGTGTCCATGGGGCTCAAATTTGACACATATCTTATTGATGAAATTACTGCGGTAGGTGATGCCAGTTTCAAACAGAAAAGCCGACAAATTCTCATGGACCGCCTTACCACAGCAGGCGCGGTTTTTGTGAGCCACTCCAACGGGATGCTGCGCGAACTATGCACTGCAGGTGCGGTGCTTGAAGCGGGTAAGCTTACATACTTTGATGACATTAACGATGCGGTAGCACATTATAATTACAGTACAGCCAAGTGA
- a CDS encoding sulfotransferase — protein MAPPFLPETTKLAYCIGAQKAGTTWLYEMLRTSNEIHFSRNKELHYFDVISGKAEQVFNLRINAVKTLAKELISEHGAKNRRRLKVLTELTDLLSIYTDDEGEHGAYLTYLLQGFTGQRVICDITPAYAILDAREFAEMGKLGQASFIFIMRDPIDRMWSQIRMAVSSDHSQFSDFQHACEVRAQHLIDSNRLANLERANYRRTILELEAAIPRHRIKYVFYEDLFHARTMRDICTFLKIAPLTPKAGLHSNTGRHAMLPEILKDQFRGAFSPQYEFILDRFKSATPARWHINGARQGAA, from the coding sequence ATGGCCCCACCCTTCCTGCCCGAAACCACAAAGCTCGCGTATTGCATCGGCGCACAAAAAGCCGGGACGACATGGCTCTATGAGATGCTGCGAACTAGCAATGAGATACACTTTTCGCGCAATAAGGAACTGCATTATTTTGATGTAATCTCTGGAAAAGCAGAACAGGTCTTTAATCTTCGCATCAACGCAGTCAAAACTTTGGCGAAGGAACTGATTTCGGAACACGGTGCAAAAAACAGAAGACGGCTCAAAGTTTTGACGGAATTGACGGATCTTTTGTCAATATACACCGATGATGAGGGTGAGCATGGGGCGTATCTGACCTACCTCCTACAAGGGTTCACCGGTCAACGGGTTATCTGCGATATTACCCCAGCCTATGCGATTCTTGATGCTAGGGAGTTTGCTGAGATGGGCAAGCTCGGGCAGGCTTCCTTTATTTTTATCATGAGAGATCCGATCGACCGTATGTGGTCGCAGATCAGGATGGCAGTCAGTTCAGACCATTCCCAGTTCAGTGACTTCCAACATGCCTGTGAGGTACGGGCTCAGCATCTGATCGATAGCAATCGATTGGCCAACCTAGAGCGGGCAAATTATCGTCGCACAATATTAGAACTTGAGGCAGCTATACCTCGCCACCGGATCAAGTACGTCTTTTACGAAGATCTTTTTCATGCGCGCACTATGCGAGATATATGTACATTTCTCAAAATAGCGCCGCTGACACCCAAAGCAGGCCTTCACAGTAACACCGGGCGTCACGCTATGTTGCCCGAGATATTAAAAGATCAATTTCGCGGTGCCTTCTCTCCGCAGTATGAATTTATCTTGGACCGTTTCAAATCAGCGACCCCGGCCAGATGGCACATCAACGGTGCCCGTCAGGGTGCGGCTTAA
- a CDS encoding ABC transporter permease, translating into MKSEFRHRRVMHFATPRIVIALILREIGTSYGRSPGGYLWALAEPVLGIALLTVIFSIGFRSPPIGVNFPLFYATGLLPFLMFVDLSNKVAQAINYSKQLLAYPRVTFIDAILGRFILNFLTQLLVAFIVLAGVILHFDTRAALNLSQIASGLGLIAALSFGLGVFNCFMMSMFQIWQRIYAIFTRPLLLLSGVIFVYSTVPEPYRGWLWYNPLVHIVGRVRAGFYPNYDAPYVSVSYVYAISALLGLFGLMLLRRYHRDILER; encoded by the coding sequence ATGAAATCTGAATTCCGCCATAGACGGGTTATGCATTTTGCAACGCCCCGCATCGTTATCGCGCTCATTTTACGTGAGATTGGAACGAGCTACGGCAGGTCGCCGGGGGGATACCTTTGGGCCCTGGCTGAACCGGTTCTGGGGATCGCCCTTCTGACGGTCATCTTTTCAATCGGTTTTCGGTCTCCTCCGATCGGCGTCAATTTTCCACTTTTCTATGCGACCGGTTTGTTGCCTTTTCTAATGTTTGTTGACCTCAGCAATAAGGTTGCGCAGGCCATTAATTATTCGAAACAGTTACTCGCCTACCCGCGGGTGACCTTTATAGATGCTATTTTGGGTAGGTTTATCCTGAATTTCCTAACGCAGCTTCTTGTGGCATTTATCGTTTTAGCTGGTGTTATATTGCACTTCGACACACGGGCAGCATTGAACCTTTCACAAATTGCGTCGGGTTTGGGGTTGATCGCCGCCTTGTCGTTTGGCCTTGGCGTATTCAACTGCTTCATGATGTCTATGTTCCAGATTTGGCAACGCATCTACGCGATCTTCACGCGACCGCTTTTGCTGCTTTCTGGGGTCATTTTCGTCTATAGCACGGTGCCTGAACCCTATCGCGGGTGGCTATGGTATAATCCTCTTGTTCATATCGTGGGGCGCGTGAGGGCCGGTTTCTACCCCAATTATGACGCCCCCTATGTCTCCGTATCATACGTTTATGCCATATCAGCACTTTTGGGCTTGTTCGGGCTAATGCTCCTCAGGCGCTATCACCGTGACATATTAGAACGCTAA